A genomic region of Brevibacillus sp. JNUCC-41 contains the following coding sequences:
- a CDS encoding ABC transporter ATP-binding protein, with protein sequence MVSLKNKAVKEKTYNENSPLVEIKNLKKHFPIGSQSLKAVDGLDLKIYPGETVGLVGESGCGKSTAGRTITRLYEPTDGEVLFQGKNIFDYKPGEMSHIRREIQMIFQDPYASLNPRMKVEELIGEPLAIHGISKGKERRKRVEDLLKLVGLSPEHITRFPHEFSGGQRQRIGIARALALNPKFIVCDEPISALDVSIQAQVVNLLKELQKEMGLTYLFIAHDLSMVKYISDRILVMYLGRMMELSDSDSLTKDPLHPYTQALLSAVPIPDPTIKRERIVLKGDVPSPINPPSGCVFRTRCPKAMEICSSAVPEWKEQKPGHFVACHLYW encoded by the coding sequence ATGGTTTCACTGAAAAATAAGGCTGTAAAAGAAAAGACATACAACGAAAATTCTCCTCTTGTTGAAATAAAGAATCTGAAAAAGCATTTTCCAATCGGTTCTCAATCGCTTAAAGCAGTAGACGGTTTGGATCTCAAAATCTATCCAGGGGAAACTGTCGGTCTTGTTGGGGAAAGCGGTTGCGGTAAGTCGACTGCAGGTCGTACAATCACTCGATTATATGAACCGACAGATGGAGAAGTTCTTTTTCAGGGGAAAAATATTTTCGATTACAAACCTGGGGAAATGTCACATATCCGCCGTGAAATACAAATGATTTTCCAAGATCCTTACGCATCCTTGAACCCAAGGATGAAGGTGGAGGAATTGATTGGGGAACCACTTGCCATTCATGGGATATCAAAAGGTAAAGAGCGAAGAAAACGGGTGGAAGACCTGTTAAAGCTGGTTGGTTTAAGTCCGGAGCATATCACTCGTTTTCCGCATGAATTCAGTGGCGGACAACGCCAGCGTATTGGAATTGCAAGGGCCTTGGCTTTAAATCCTAAATTCATCGTTTGTGATGAACCAATCTCTGCCTTGGATGTTTCGATACAGGCCCAAGTGGTCAACTTATTAAAAGAACTGCAAAAAGAAATGGGATTGACTTATTTATTCATCGCGCATGATTTATCGATGGTCAAGTATATTTCAGATCGCATTTTAGTCATGTACCTTGGAAGAATGATGGAACTTTCGGATAGTGATTCTTTAACGAAAGATCCGCTACATCCATACACACAGGCCTTGCTATCCGCAGTACCGATACCAGACCCGACTATTAAACGGGAAAGGATCGTCCTTAAAGGCGATGTACCAAGTCCGATCAATCCGCCGAGCGGCTGTGTATTTCGGACGCGCTGCCCTAAGGCGATGGAGATATGCTCAAGTGCTGTACCTGAATGGAAAGAACAAAAACCAGGGCATTTCGTCGCTTGTCATTTATATTGGTAA
- a CDS encoding ABC transporter ATP-binding protein — translation MENLLEVNDLQITFHTYAGKVQAVRGVNFGVKKGEAVAIVGESGCGKSVTAKSIMRLLETPPAEYGKGSINFGGKDLLKMSEKEMQRIRGNEISMIFQDPMTSLNPTTKIGSQIMEGILKHNKNMPRNDAYERALETLKLVGIPQPEKRMQQYPHEFSGGMRQRAMIAMALACEPKLLIADEPTTALDVTIQAQILELMKDIQRRMDTSIILITHDLGVVAETCERVVVMYAGKVVETGTVEAIFSNPQHPYTRGLLKTVPRLDMEKTAPLVPIIGSPPDLLDPPKGCPFYPRCESAMKVCKDHDPELEVVEEGQTAACWLHHPMAKAAQVQAPTNV, via the coding sequence ATGGAGAACCTATTAGAAGTCAACGATTTACAAATCACCTTCCATACTTATGCAGGTAAAGTGCAAGCGGTTCGCGGTGTGAACTTTGGCGTGAAAAAGGGGGAAGCCGTTGCGATTGTTGGGGAGTCCGGATGCGGCAAAAGTGTTACAGCGAAATCTATCATGAGATTATTGGAAACACCCCCGGCAGAGTATGGAAAAGGGTCGATAAACTTTGGCGGTAAAGACCTTCTTAAAATGAGTGAAAAGGAAATGCAGAGGATTCGCGGGAATGAAATCAGCATGATTTTCCAAGATCCGATGACTTCGCTCAATCCAACGACAAAAATCGGCAGCCAGATCATGGAAGGTATTTTAAAGCATAATAAAAACATGCCCCGAAATGATGCATATGAACGGGCGTTGGAAACGCTCAAACTGGTAGGTATACCTCAGCCGGAAAAAAGGATGCAGCAATATCCGCATGAGTTTTCAGGTGGTATGCGCCAAAGGGCAATGATTGCGATGGCCCTTGCTTGTGAACCGAAATTACTGATTGCCGATGAACCTACAACAGCATTGGATGTAACGATACAAGCGCAAATTTTGGAGCTGATGAAAGATATCCAACGAAGAATGGATACTTCCATCATTTTAATCACTCATGATTTAGGTGTGGTTGCGGAAACTTGTGAACGGGTAGTCGTCATGTATGCAGGCAAGGTTGTGGAGACGGGTACGGTAGAGGCTATATTTTCAAACCCGCAGCATCCTTATACAAGAGGTCTGCTTAAAACGGTGCCAAGGCTCGATATGGAAAAAACGGCTCCGTTGGTTCCGATTATCGGATCACCACCGGATTTATTGGATCCGCCAAAAGGATGCCCATTTTACCCAAGATGTGAATCAGCAATGAAAGTGTGCAAAGACCATGATCCGGAGCTTGAAGTAGTGGAAGAAGGTCAGACAGCCGCATGCTGGCTGCACCACCCGATGGCAAAGGCAGCACAAGTACAAGCACCGACTAATGTGTAA
- a CDS encoding ABC transporter permease, with amino-acid sequence MAEKVHLTEDMFQPAEGNFKEAEKIARPTVSYWSDVWRRFKENKLAMTGFILIILLVLMAIFGPYINGYTYYGQDFEKKNLSPNSEHWFGTDSSGRDLFTRAWYGARISLFIGLMAALIDFLIGVLYGGISAIRGGRTDNIMMRFAEVIYAIPYLLMVILMMVVLKPGILPIIIAMSITGWIPMARLVRGQVLQLKENEYIHAATISGANTSWTLRKHMIPNTMGPILVNLTLTVPTAIFAEATLSFLGLGVPAPQASWGTLTSDALGSILVGNFYQLLIPAILISLTMFAFNVVGDGLQDALDPKLRK; translated from the coding sequence ATGGCAGAAAAAGTGCATTTAACCGAAGATATGTTCCAACCCGCCGAAGGCAACTTTAAGGAAGCTGAAAAAATAGCAAGACCTACAGTTTCATATTGGTCTGACGTCTGGCGTCGATTTAAGGAAAATAAGCTGGCGATGACGGGGTTTATTCTAATAATCCTCTTGGTCTTGATGGCGATTTTTGGTCCGTATATTAACGGATATACTTATTATGGACAAGATTTCGAGAAAAAGAATCTTAGCCCAAATAGCGAACATTGGTTTGGAACGGATTCATCAGGAAGGGATCTATTTACGCGAGCTTGGTACGGTGCAAGGATATCCTTGTTCATTGGATTGATGGCAGCGCTGATCGACTTTTTAATTGGTGTCCTTTATGGCGGGATTTCTGCCATTCGCGGTGGACGCACGGATAATATCATGATGCGTTTCGCTGAGGTGATCTATGCGATTCCATACCTATTGATGGTTATCTTAATGATGGTCGTATTAAAACCTGGTATTCTGCCGATCATCATTGCGATGTCGATTACGGGGTGGATTCCGATGGCGCGACTTGTACGTGGACAAGTTTTACAACTGAAAGAGAATGAATATATCCATGCTGCAACAATCTCTGGAGCCAATACGAGCTGGACTTTAAGAAAACACATGATTCCAAATACAATGGGACCGATCCTTGTCAATTTAACGCTGACTGTACCTACTGCCATTTTTGCCGAAGCTACACTTAGCTTTTTGGGATTGGGAGTTCCGGCACCTCAGGCAAGCTGGGGAACATTGACAAGTGATGCACTGGGAAGCATTCTGGTAGGGAATTTCTATCAACTTTTAATTCCTGCAATATTGATTTCCTTAACGATGTTCGCGTTCAATGTGGTTGGTGACGGATTGCAGGATGCCTTAGATCCAAAACTACGGAAATAA
- a CDS encoding ABC transporter permease, with the protein MLRYTLNRFKWAIITLWAVITLTFIIMHTIPGNPFAKEGAMPPAVYENLQVHYGLDKPLLTQYGNYLLEVVQFDFGPSLKSSSISVNDYILKGFPVSLHLGAQALVIAIFFGLILGVVASLKRNKWPDYLSMIIAIVGISVPNFILATILINYFAIKWNIFPVATWATWQHTILPSIALSMMPLAFIARLMRTSMLEVMGQDYILTAKAKGLKRSGVIIKHAIRNALLPIITILGILTANIVTGSFIIERIFGIPGMGDMFVKGISNRDYPVILGSTIVYSAVLILLIFIVDIAYTLIDPRIKVTGEKK; encoded by the coding sequence ATGTTGAGATATACATTAAACCGTTTTAAATGGGCGATTATTACTTTATGGGCTGTTATTACATTAACGTTCATCATAATGCATACGATTCCGGGAAATCCATTTGCAAAAGAAGGAGCCATGCCTCCTGCTGTTTATGAAAACCTTCAAGTCCACTATGGATTGGACAAGCCGTTGTTGACCCAATATGGGAATTATTTATTGGAAGTCGTTCAATTTGATTTTGGTCCTTCATTGAAATCTTCTTCCATTTCCGTGAATGATTACATTTTGAAGGGGTTTCCAGTGTCATTGCACTTAGGGGCACAAGCTTTGGTGATTGCCATCTTCTTTGGCCTCATTTTGGGTGTCGTGGCATCACTGAAAAGAAATAAATGGCCCGACTATTTATCAATGATCATTGCCATCGTAGGGATTTCCGTTCCTAACTTTATCCTGGCGACTATTTTAATTAATTATTTCGCAATTAAATGGAATATATTCCCTGTTGCTACATGGGCGACATGGCAGCATACCATTTTACCATCCATTGCCCTTTCGATGATGCCGCTTGCTTTCATCGCGAGACTGATGCGGACAAGCATGCTTGAAGTAATGGGTCAGGATTACATTTTGACAGCAAAAGCCAAAGGACTGAAACGGAGCGGTGTCATAATCAAACATGCGATTCGGAATGCGTTATTGCCGATTATCACGATTCTGGGCATCCTTACGGCTAATATCGTGACAGGAAGCTTCATCATTGAACGTATTTTTGGTATTCCGGGCATGGGAGATATGTTCGTAAAGGGAATATCCAACAGGGACTACCCGGTCATTCTTGGTTCCACAATTGTGTATAGTGCGGTGCTTATCCTATTGATATTCATCGTTGATATAGCCTATACGTTGATTGATCCTAGAATTAAAGTGACGGGGGAGAAGAAATAA
- a CDS encoding peptide ABC transporter substrate-binding protein — protein sequence MKKSKFSVLALLMAIMLMLAACNGGSKETSNEKEGGSGESSGPKVLNVNNSSEPGSLHPANAQGTHESWILEHTFEGLTKKTEEGKIVPGSAESWEISEDGLTWTFKLKDGLKWSNGDPLTATDFEYAWKYALKPETAADYAYQLYYLKGGEAYNSKKGKEEDVGVKATDEHTLVVTLEQPTPYFLDLTSFYTFYPINKKVQEENPKWALDAKTHVSNGPFKLTEWKHKESLKIEKNENYYDKDKIKLDAVNFALIEDENTAWQMYQSGELDIAYPLPVDIQGQMVNSDDKEFKMGKELAVYYYNFNTEVKPFNNAKVRKALSMAIERQKITENVAQGGQKPAFGVVPPGIPDASGDFQENTGNLFKEDVTEAKKLLKEGLAEEGMKELPEFSILYNTLDSHKKIAEAVQGMWRDNLGVEVTLENAEFQVKLDREKAGDFEISRAGWVGDYVDPMTFMLWETDGAYNDAGWSNKEYDNLLKEAKSTMDPKERMAALHKAEKVMIDEMPILPVYFYTKPYMVKSNVTGVFAPINAYPNFIYADKK from the coding sequence TTGAAAAAGTCTAAATTTTCAGTGCTTGCTCTTCTTATGGCCATCATGCTAATGCTTGCTGCATGCAACGGCGGTTCGAAGGAAACTTCGAATGAAAAGGAAGGCGGCTCGGGTGAATCATCCGGACCAAAAGTATTAAACGTAAACAACTCAAGTGAACCTGGTTCGCTTCACCCTGCCAATGCACAAGGTACTCATGAATCATGGATCCTTGAACATACGTTTGAGGGACTGACGAAGAAAACAGAAGAGGGCAAAATCGTTCCTGGTTCTGCGGAATCATGGGAAATCAGTGAAGATGGATTAACTTGGACATTCAAATTGAAAGATGGTTTGAAATGGTCAAATGGAGATCCGCTTACAGCGACTGACTTCGAATATGCTTGGAAATATGCTTTGAAACCGGAAACAGCTGCTGATTATGCTTACCAACTTTATTATCTTAAAGGCGGGGAAGCATACAACAGTAAGAAAGGGAAGGAAGAGGACGTAGGAGTTAAAGCGACAGACGAACATACGTTAGTGGTCACTTTGGAACAGCCTACACCATACTTCCTTGACTTGACTTCTTTCTATACTTTCTATCCAATCAATAAAAAGGTGCAGGAAGAAAATCCAAAATGGGCTTTGGATGCAAAAACACACGTTTCGAACGGTCCGTTCAAATTAACGGAATGGAAACATAAAGAAAGCCTGAAAATCGAAAAGAATGAAAATTACTACGATAAAGATAAAATCAAATTGGATGCAGTTAACTTTGCTCTAATTGAAGATGAAAATACAGCATGGCAAATGTATCAGAGTGGCGAATTGGACATCGCTTATCCACTGCCAGTGGATATTCAAGGTCAAATGGTCAATTCTGATGATAAAGAATTCAAAATGGGCAAAGAACTTGCCGTTTACTATTACAACTTTAATACAGAAGTGAAACCTTTCAATAATGCTAAAGTAAGGAAAGCGCTTTCGATGGCTATCGAGCGTCAAAAAATCACCGAAAATGTTGCTCAAGGCGGACAAAAGCCTGCTTTCGGCGTAGTCCCTCCGGGTATTCCTGATGCATCTGGAGATTTCCAGGAAAATACAGGTAACCTATTTAAGGAAGATGTTACCGAAGCTAAGAAATTGTTAAAAGAAGGACTTGCTGAAGAAGGCATGAAAGAATTACCTGAGTTTTCAATTTTGTATAACACTTTAGATTCACACAAGAAAATTGCTGAAGCGGTTCAAGGAATGTGGCGTGATAACCTGGGTGTTGAAGTGACACTTGAAAATGCAGAATTCCAAGTTAAGCTTGACCGTGAAAAAGCTGGTGACTTTGAAATTTCCCGTGCAGGATGGGTTGGTGACTATGTTGACCCTATGACATTCATGCTTTGGGAAACGGACGGCGCCTATAATGATGCAGGTTGGTCAAACAAAGAATATGATAATTTATTAAAAGAAGCAAAATCTACAATGGATCCAAAAGAACGCATGGCTGCTTTGCATAAAGCAGAGAAAGTCATGATTGACGAAATGCCGATCCTTCCGGTTTACTTCTATACAAAACCATATATGGTTAAATCGAATGTTACTGGAGTTTTTGCTCCAATTAACGCTTATCCGAACTTTATTTACGCGGATAAAAAATAA
- a CDS encoding DMT family transporter produces the protein MKILFPLLAVLGGITIAIQGQINGGLGKKVGVIEASFISFGIGTLALLFIVLFAGNGNISAIASVPKWQLIGGLLGAIYVIVMVLVVPQIGVAPALAGVIAGQILIGAVIDHFGLFGGVRIPLDVKKVTGICLLFVSLYLFNHK, from the coding sequence GTGAAGATATTATTTCCTTTGCTTGCGGTCCTAGGCGGAATCACCATTGCCATACAAGGTCAAATCAATGGTGGGCTAGGGAAAAAAGTGGGAGTTATTGAAGCCTCTTTCATATCTTTTGGAATCGGGACACTCGCTTTATTATTTATTGTTTTGTTCGCGGGAAATGGAAACATATCTGCCATCGCGTCTGTTCCAAAATGGCAATTGATAGGCGGACTCTTAGGGGCTATTTATGTCATTGTGATGGTATTGGTCGTCCCTCAGATTGGAGTGGCACCAGCATTGGCCGGGGTTATCGCAGGCCAGATACTGATTGGGGCAGTCATTGACCATTTCGGTTTATTTGGAGGCGTACGGATCCCATTGGATGTGAAAAAGGTGACAGGCATTTGTTTGCTTTTCGTGTCATTATATTTATTTAATCATAAATGA
- a CDS encoding GNAT family N-acetyltransferase, with amino-acid sequence MWLKELETERLRLIEIGHHHAESLFEILSKDEVTKYDGIESLTRVEDARRLIDSFKSAYINKRGLRWGVILKDSGKFIGTVGLNQLSLANKRAEIGYEIHPEYWRNHFTSEAVNEVLRYCFEELGLSRIAALTFTDNIASRNLLKKFGFKEEGTLRSYLFLRDQSHDALVFSLLISEYCQLRQQIIQESNRL; translated from the coding sequence ATGTGGTTAAAGGAATTGGAAACAGAAAGGCTGCGTTTAATCGAAATAGGTCACCATCATGCTGAGAGTCTGTTTGAAATTCTCTCTAAAGATGAAGTGACCAAATATGATGGTATAGAAAGTTTAACCCGAGTTGAAGATGCCCGCCGCTTAATCGACTCGTTTAAAAGTGCTTATATAAACAAACGTGGGCTGCGGTGGGGAGTCATTTTAAAGGATTCAGGCAAATTCATCGGTACTGTTGGCCTGAACCAATTGAGCCTTGCGAACAAACGGGCCGAAATAGGTTATGAAATCCATCCCGAATATTGGAGGAATCATTTTACGTCTGAAGCCGTTAACGAAGTATTGCGCTATTGCTTTGAAGAATTGGGACTAAGCAGAATTGCAGCATTAACTTTCACGGATAATATTGCATCCAGAAACCTATTGAAGAAATTTGGATTTAAAGAGGAAGGCACCCTTCGAAGTTATCTATTTCTTCGGGATCAATCGCATGATGCACTGGTATTTTCCTTGTTAATTTCAGAGTATTGCCAGTTAAGACAACAAATTATTCAGGAATCAAATAGATTATAG
- a CDS encoding NAD(P)/FAD-dependent oxidoreductase: MDLKAGKMFWKDTFEARKYPILEEDLSCDVCIIGSGSSGAHCAYFLAETGLNVVLIDKRDISEGSTLANTGLLQYSNDKTLTSLIHSFGEEAGTRHVQLCLDAIRTLEKEVVPNLKENPDFKIRKSLYYASNPEDVSKLKEEYSNLKSRNFPVEYYTEKELGRKFSFSKEGALVTGNDAEINPYKHAHLLIEKAFSKGVRVYSKTKINGKILKENQTRLFTETGHTIHAQAVIFATGYEAQEEVKDKNAVILSSYAITTNQIADQAKWHDNMMIWETARPYLYARKTPDNRIIIGGLDESINYLEKRDSMILNKRDKLLKQLINLFPELENRVRADYYWGAFFGETHDGLPTIGIYPNHPNCYFLLGYGGNGTVYSVILSQIIRDLITKGGHEDSALYVKERNFSKSIVH, from the coding sequence ATGGATTTAAAGGCAGGGAAAATGTTTTGGAAAGATACATTTGAAGCTAGAAAATATCCAATTTTGGAAGAGGATCTTTCATGTGATGTTTGTATAATAGGGAGTGGTTCATCGGGGGCGCACTGTGCCTATTTTTTGGCAGAGACGGGTCTGAATGTCGTCCTTATCGATAAACGGGATATAAGTGAAGGAAGTACGCTTGCGAATACTGGACTTTTACAGTATTCAAATGATAAAACATTAACTTCCCTCATCCATAGTTTTGGAGAAGAAGCTGGGACACGACATGTTCAGCTTTGTTTGGACGCCATTCGGACCCTTGAGAAAGAGGTTGTTCCAAATTTAAAGGAAAATCCGGATTTTAAAATTAGAAAAAGTTTGTACTATGCATCCAATCCAGAGGATGTTTCCAAGCTTAAAGAAGAATATAGTAATCTTAAATCCCGTAATTTTCCTGTTGAATATTATACTGAAAAAGAGCTTGGCCGAAAATTTTCGTTTTCAAAAGAAGGAGCGCTGGTTACAGGTAATGATGCTGAAATCAATCCTTATAAACATGCACATTTATTGATTGAAAAGGCATTTTCGAAAGGCGTACGTGTCTATTCAAAAACGAAAATCAATGGGAAGATATTAAAAGAGAATCAAACCCGGTTATTTACCGAAACCGGACACACGATACATGCACAGGCAGTCATCTTCGCAACTGGGTATGAAGCCCAAGAAGAAGTGAAGGATAAAAATGCAGTGATCCTCAGTTCATATGCCATCACAACAAATCAAATAGCCGATCAAGCTAAATGGCATGATAATATGATGATCTGGGAAACGGCACGGCCTTATTTATATGCAAGAAAAACTCCTGACAATCGAATTATCATTGGTGGTCTTGATGAATCTATCAATTATCTGGAGAAGAGGGATTCAATGATTTTGAACAAAAGAGATAAATTATTGAAGCAGCTTATCAATTTGTTTCCAGAATTAGAGAATCGGGTCAGGGCTGATTATTATTGGGGAGCTTTTTTTGGTGAGACCCATGATGGTTTACCGACAATAGGAATATATCCTAACCATCCTAATTGTTATTTCTTATTAGGTTATGGCGGTAATGGGACGGTTTACAGTGTTATCCTCTCCCAAATCATCAGGGATTTGATTACAAAGGGAGGACATGAAGACTCGGCATTGTATGTTAAGGAAAGGAATTTTTCAAAAAGTATTGTCCACTGA
- a CDS encoding CAP domain-containing protein: MKKIILLSALSLSLLAPKIALGANTYEVAKGDTLTKIATEYDVSIDELLKTNSAINDANQIRIGQIINLPASNTTVNREESQSVEQQVLSLVNEERSKRDLPSLKMDTAISQVAILKSEDMRDSNYFNHTSPSYGSPFEMMKSFGISYKYAGENIAAGQPSADSVMKSWMNSPGHKANILNKNYTHIGIGHVTGGKYTHYWTQQFIGN, translated from the coding sequence ATGAAGAAAATCATCCTTTTATCAGCACTGTCGCTATCCCTATTAGCTCCAAAAATTGCTCTAGGAGCCAATACTTACGAGGTGGCAAAAGGAGATACCTTAACGAAAATCGCTACTGAATATGATGTCAGCATTGACGAATTACTTAAAACGAACTCTGCTATAAACGATGCAAACCAAATTCGAATCGGACAAATCATAAATCTTCCCGCTTCCAACACCACAGTTAATCGAGAAGAAAGTCAATCAGTTGAACAACAGGTCCTTAGTTTAGTGAACGAAGAACGGTCAAAACGGGACCTCCCTTCCCTTAAAATGGATACAGCCATTTCTCAAGTAGCAATTCTGAAATCGGAGGATATGCGAGATAGTAATTATTTCAATCATACAAGCCCGAGTTATGGATCGCCTTTCGAAATGATGAAATCCTTTGGGATCAGTTACAAGTACGCAGGGGAAAATATCGCAGCAGGTCAACCTAGTGCGGATTCTGTCATGAAATCATGGATGAACAGCCCTGGACATAAGGCAAACATTCTGAACAAGAACTATACACATATTGGAATTGGGCATGTGACAGGAGGGAAATACACCCACTATTGGACCCAGCAATTCATTGGAAATTAA
- a CDS encoding helix-turn-helix domain-containing protein — translation MKIEVGSVINELRIKQNLTREELAKDICEPNALSDYARSITSPTIDELALFAVRLKVDLPYFFTTKNEPIYNYIETIKLLINKYKRTRNFEAIYEIVQKEMATAPEKSISFYQFLKWHEGISFFYLYNDKQRAIELLNEAIQITMGKRVILHQQEIEVLNSIGIIHFKTKNYEEAINIFNEALEFIENIPHVNQEGTIILKIIHGLAQTLNELHYYQESLNYTLKGINICNSIESLYLYAELHLLTGKNLVHLQQPEKGLHYIEQSKNLFSLQKNEEFIRIAEHELESILQCL, via the coding sequence ATGAAAATAGAGGTTGGCTCTGTTATCAACGAATTACGAATAAAACAAAATCTTACAAGAGAAGAACTGGCTAAGGATATATGTGAACCTAATGCCCTGTCGGATTATGCAAGAAGCATTACTTCTCCAACCATTGATGAATTGGCACTTTTTGCGGTTAGACTTAAAGTTGACCTGCCGTATTTCTTCACCACCAAAAATGAACCGATTTATAATTACATAGAAACCATTAAACTTTTGATTAACAAATACAAACGCACACGTAATTTTGAAGCAATTTATGAAATCGTCCAAAAAGAAATGGCAACTGCACCGGAAAAATCGATATCGTTTTATCAATTCTTGAAATGGCATGAAGGTATCTCTTTTTTTTATTTGTACAATGACAAACAAAGGGCTATAGAATTATTGAATGAAGCCATTCAGATTACCATGGGTAAACGGGTCATTCTTCATCAACAGGAGATAGAAGTTTTAAATAGTATCGGAATTATCCATTTTAAAACGAAGAATTATGAAGAGGCCATCAACATTTTCAATGAAGCACTGGAGTTTATCGAGAATATTCCCCATGTGAATCAAGAAGGCACCATTATCTTGAAGATCATTCATGGATTGGCACAAACATTGAATGAACTTCATTATTATCAGGAATCATTGAATTATACCCTTAAAGGGATCAACATTTGTAATTCGATAGAATCATTATATTTATATGCGGAACTCCATCTTTTAACTGGTAAGAATCTTGTTCATCTTCAACAACCTGAAAAAGGACTGCACTATATAGAACAATCCAAGAACCTTTTCAGTCTTCAAAAAAACGAAGAATTCATACGAATTGCCGAACATGAATTGGAAAGCATTTTGCAATGCTTATGA